A stretch of Lactuca sativa cultivar Salinas chromosome 6, Lsat_Salinas_v11, whole genome shotgun sequence DNA encodes these proteins:
- the LOC128126838 gene encoding mitotic checkpoint protein BUB3.2-like — protein sequence MGFTRSVGFGIKDFLSVPARNFMKSLAKLVTGMTHGITSLLSNTARLGGMGEFLHGGAVLDCCFHDDTSVSSYIPFTSLRLVFYNEREDLLRRHDAPVRCIEYSYATGQVITGSWDKTLKCWGPRGGDIQVDDENIVPRPSVSYDDVP from the exons ATGGGTTTCACAAGGAGTGTTGGATTTGGCATCAAAGATTTCCTCTCAGTTCCAGCCAGAAACTTTATGAAG AGTCTAGCAAAACTCGTCACAGGCATGACACATGGAATCACTAGTCTTCTTAGTAATACAGCAAGACTCGGAGGAA TGGGAGAGTTCCTTCATGGAGGTGCAGTTCTTGATTGTTGCTTTCATGATGACACCTCTG TTTCAAGCTACATTCCTTTTACATCTCTCAGGCTTGTTTTTTACAACGAAAGGGAGGATCTTTTGAGACGCCATGATGCCCCTGTTCGCTGTATCGAGTACTCTTATGCAACAG GGCAAGTGATTACAGGGAGTTGGGACAAAACTTTGAAGTGTTGGGGCCCACGTGGTGGAG ATATACAAGTTGATGACGAGAACATTGTTCCAAGACCTTCAGTGAGTTATGATGATGTCCCTTAA